In Chlorocebus sabaeus isolate Y175 chromosome 19, mChlSab1.0.hap1, whole genome shotgun sequence, a single genomic region encodes these proteins:
- the DESI1 gene encoding desumoylating isopeptidase 1 isoform X2 gives MSIVPRWRTPDLWHTSIVVHKDEFFFGSGGISSCPPGGTLLGPPDSVVDVGSTEVTEEIFLEYLSSLGESLFRGEAYNLFEHNCNTFSNEVAQFLTGRKIPSYITDLPSEVLSTPFGQALRPLLDSIQIQPPGGSSVGRPNGQS, from the exons atgtcaatagtgccaagatGGAGAACCCCTGATCTGTG GCACACATCCATAGTTGTGCACAAGGATGAGTTCTTCTTCGGCAGTGGTGGTATCTCCAGCTGCCCCCCG GGGGGGACATTGCTTGGACCCCCAGACTCTGTGGTTGACGTGGGGAGTACAGAAGTCACAGAAGAAATCTTTCTGGAGTACCTGTCCTCCCTGGGGGAGTCCCTGTTTCG AGGTGAGGCCTACAACCTCTTTGAACACAACTGTAACACCTTCAGCAACGAAGTGGCACAGTTCCTGACTGGGCGGAAGATTCCTTCTTACATCACAGACCTGCCCTCTGAAGTTCTCTCCAC GCCCTTTGGACAGGCACTTCGGCCCCTCCTGGACTCCATTCAGATCCAGCCTCCAGGAGGGAGCTCTGTGGGCAGACCCAACGGCCAGAGCTAA